DNA from Ptychodera flava strain L36383 chromosome 15, AS_Pfla_20210202, whole genome shotgun sequence:
GTGTATACGATACAAGGGCCTCACTCTGGTCACATGTAATTGACAGCGTTGTGTATCAGGTGCCGTAACATGCAGATGACCCGGCCCATTTTTGTTGAGCAGAAATGGTGAAGGGACTCAAAACTTAACAAGAATTTAGAATAGCTGAATGAATGGTTAGGTTGCTTTGTGACAAATGCTTGTAATCTTGGCAGTACAGATTATATATTGTTAGGttgtcaaaaatgacaaaagactGCTCCGATGCAAGTTCAATGTATAGACGATCACTGGCAAACATTGTGTGCAATACCGCGTAACTTGATTACAATGAATTAATAGTATCTTAGATTTATTTccaaaaaaagtgaaaacataTGCCTAATACAAATCATTAGAAGGGGAGGTACCTTTCcttctgtgtgtatgtatgagtTATTGTAAAACTccaatacaaagaaaacaaaacctcAAAATTCGTTACAGTGTATAAGCCCTCTCCCGGATaccaaatggttctccccttagcgATGTCATAGTTCCCCTGTGTCGATATTCAATGTAAGAGAACAACTGTGGCTGGTTCCCACGATCTCTTAGACATTGATGTACTATCAGGTGTCGCGTGAAAATCCATTTCTATCAAAGCTCCATTTTGAGCAGTGTCCTACAAAAGTGAGTCTTTTCAGGAATTATTTTCGACTTGACCATGAATATTAGATGGCTTTTTATGGCAACTGTCTTCATTGTCGCCGTAACAATTATATTACATCTAGTAGGTAAGTGTCGTTTTAGTAAATGATTTTCTTTTACGGCTAAACGTCCTAAGTTTTTATCTTTCGATAGTGTGGTATTCTATAAGTCACAGAAAGTACGAGAAACTAGTCAGAAGAGGTAGTTTGTTGCTGTTTGTTTATATTGACTTGGAACTTTGAGACACTTTCCATAGTGGGGTGGTAGATCAACATCTTTGGTCCAGCCTTTCTCAATACGACCAAAATCCTGCATTTACATTGTGAGTTTTTAATCGTTTGTTTGGGAATAGCTTCAGGAAATAAAGCTATCTTAAGCCAGCGTTTTACTTTGACCTGGTGTATTTGCTATGGTCACATCAGTGCACTTGTTGTACTCTTTTTGCGACACGTGCTTTCTCATTTATCAAAACTCTAACTGTGGTTTCTCCATCTGAATATCCCTTGATTTTTATGTTGCCAGATATTTTGCATGAATAGCGTTTTTTTTCTCAGCGAAGGCGTGCAAATTTTACTTTAATGAGACTTTTTTCGGCAGATCAACATAAACGACAAAGGTGCCAATTATTAGCTGCATCACCACAGGCGGCGATGTTGTCAAAAGGTACTTATATTCAAGCTACTCAAAATACAAACCAATCGTCGAGTTTGGACTTCAATTATACATGAAAGGCATTCAAACAAACACAGAGTCGACCAGACCAGTATACATACATTTCATCATCTTTTGTACACTAAGGTCCACTCGGcgtgtatattttcagaaacattATTTTATAAAGCACAACCAGCGActgtataccactcgattttgaccagttaacGACATATGCACTCTccatcgctcgtgcatatatttcatgaactggtcaaaatctcgtgggtATACCGTCGCGGTGTGCTTTAGTGCTTAAATTGACTATCACGAAACTCGGATATCGCAACAGGGCTGAGCTTCCCTATTCTCCGCAACACCCGAAAACCCACCGGACGTTAATGAACCGTATTCgaggtgactggatgccgtatgttgtgagttcgaatctgaTCGAAAACACCGTATTTTTTACCCTGAGTTGATAGCTCTGATGgttgacagaattgtccccaagGCTGTCTTTCGCCAAATTTTAGCGATGTACTCATTggtttgataaagtttgtgtgcgatgtttGATAGTAAGGCTACGAGCGTGAATGCTTCATGAACTGTACAACGAGTTTAGGGGTCgtagtcagaaaatgtaacaacttagcttggttattgaaccacaGTTTAGaatggggatttggccgagcggttctgccTGTTGCtactccgctaggtgactggatgccgtatattgtgagttcgaacctgattgaaaacaccgtattgACACAGCAGTCCCCGGCGTATCTAATATAGTGTTAAGTATATGTTATTTTATGATGGAATTACAGCACTTGTCATTTGATCTGGAGTTTTACTGTTTGACACACACAGATTTCTTGACTGTGAAGTACAAGTCGTTCTACTCTAACACACAACGTCAAAGGATGTGTCGATTGCAGCACGTTCTCTTATCGTACAAAGTAAATAGAACTTTTACCTCTCGAACAAGTGATTCCCATACGCATACGTATCTTTCGTGTCTCCGAGCAATTTTTTTGGTGAAGCACCGTATCAGCCACATCTTCTTGCCatcttagggagcgttcagttattattgcCGGGGTTGgcccggcaaattcttcctgcgcatcagtcaaaataagtgaaccccctacccaaATCAAGTCGGTTTAGACTGATAATCCAAAACGTCAACTGatgcattaaaatgaatcaatttaagaacttgccttaggaatatggctcaACTAACTGCggataagaggtagtgtcgaacatctgcgagcagaactctGCAGCGGCTTAGTGATAATTGGGTGGGGGAGctttaaaaattttgatcatatagatgggaggacttgaaaatttttttttttggtattgAGGGGATCTGAAACAAATTCagtcgagattcctccagccccccccccccattttatgtgaacgcagcctaaaatTCATTAGTAACACCTGCAGCTGTTGCCGCAAATTAAATGAGCTAGTGGCTCCCTTCCGGCCGCCTACTTtgcctctgtctctctctgtccgTCCCCTTGCCTGTCTCTGCTTCTCAGTCTGTTGTGTTTGTCTGTGCAGTCTTTGtcagtttgtctgtctgtctgtctgtttcatacatacaaacatcTTATTTGACAGgccatttttttctggtgacttaGAATGCCATTGCTGTCAAGTGTCTATGATTATTCAATTTGCTCTGTTTGAGTGGCTGCACAACTTACACGATTCCTTGTACTGTGTTTCTATAAATAGACCTGATACGTGGAGCTGCCTTCCAATCATGCCTGCAAACTTAGAGTTTCCTTCAGCGGTAATAATTATTCTCTTGTATTACGTttctgttgttgtctttgtgtgcCTTATATACGTATTTGTCGTCAGCAAGCGCCTTTAAGAGCTCTTGGCAAAAAATCATTGATTAAAATTGACGCGATATTTCTTCATTGATAtgcatttgtcatttttatcatcagAGTCACCCACATACAAGTGCTCAATGCAGACGCCCCCGAGAAGATCAGAGACAGTGATTGTGGACTTGGTAAGGCTGTATTTTGCAATAGTTGTCGTTCATATGCAGTTGTAATTAATATTCACATGTATTACATGACATCGACAATCGGGTTGAATCATGTTCAGACATTTTTCTTGCTGCcttgtttttcacaattttaaaatgcaaggtATACGCAAATCGATTTTTCGCGGCAGTAAACTtcagtaatttttgttttgtgaaacaacTCGATCAGTCACATTTTGTTTATGTCCAGTGAATTAATCGAATGACGTCTTTTACAGAACCACTCGTCCGGAAACCAGACTTTGGTTCTCGGTGCCCTGCCATTGCTGGAGCCCCACCGACATCGCATACTCACCGTGACCGAGGGCTGCAGGACTATAAAGGAACATGACACTCtttcaaaaatgaatgaaacagCACTGATTCAACATCTTAGCACGATGAACTTTCTTCTCAACAGGAAACATAAGATCATGTTCTGTCTTTCTGCCAAGACTGGATCAAGTAATTGGAGAAGGGCATTTTTGATACTTGCTGGTACCTGGAAAGAGAACGTTGGCATACATACACAACCAGTCCCGATGTTCAGATACAGTCCACCGAAATTCCAGAAGATGGCATTAACGTACACCAAAATAATGTTTGTACGTCATCCATTTGAACGGTTGCTGTCAGCATATCTTAATAAAATAATAGAAAAGCCCGACGTTTCATTCCTGGAGAGGTACGGCGAGGGTATACGAAACAGTCCTGATCGGAATCGATCCGTGGGTGGAAACGATTTATCCTTCGATAAATTTGTAAACTATTTTCTGACAGCTAGGCCAGAAAATATTCACTGGAATTCCTACTATAAATCATGTGACCCTTGCCTgctaaaatatgattttatcgGTAAACTTGACACTATCTACGCCGATATTGACTACCTATCAAACGCACTGAATGTAACCTTTGACTACGCTAATACTGCTCAACATGCAACACAGAGTTCGAGCCGAATTAGAGATTATTATAGTCTTCTCACAAAGCAACAAATTCTCGGACTGTACAGCATGTATTACAATGACTTTAAGCTGTTCGGTTTTCCATATCCAGACCTCTATTTGAGCATGGCTTTAGACTAAACCCCAGGCCCACCAGGATCACGTGGCTGTACTTTGGCCAATATGAGTGCGTATCACACAAGTCTGTCTATGCATATGCAAGTTTGTCATGGCTCTTTTATGTACATCTGTGTATCTAAATACGTCCCTGTAACTAATTTTTTGTTCCACTCAGCCTgcttcacaaacacctctgtaaCTTGTAAGaggaaatttggaaaattgtcttttATTTGAATACCAATGAACCTTAAAATATACTGCTACGCCTCCGCTTTCACCAGTACACCAACCATTCGACGTTATGTTGTCAGAGAAGGCAGAACAGTCACattttttcccaagaaaaacacaatttttgggACACAATTTTTGTTGCGCGATGCCTCTGATACTGTCAAAATGTTAGGCCATTAGGTTCACATAGCGttaatgacacttggctcacatttgattCGATGTGGCGGGCCAGAGTGAGTATACGTAACTATGTTTACCCCTGGGAACATGCTGCgcaccaagtttcaaagcaataagCTGAGCGATTTTAGATAAAacgatttttgaccaaaaatgggaaaaactaACAATGACTATAACTAACTATAGctacaaatatgaacatttcacaatttgaagatacTCAAGGTTGCCTCTAGGTACATGCATACtagatttcaaagcaattgcAATATTCAATGAAGAGAAACTTattttttgaccacaaatgagaaaaattgccctaaaaatacaaatatgaaaatttcactacaattttacGAAATCCAACAGAAGACAACGCTAGAATCTAGAgaaccaagtttcaaagcaatccaacaagaacttgggagaaaataatgttttgaccaaaaatgggaaaactgtcccaaaaatacacaaatgaaaatttcaccacaatttgaagaaatctgataGAGAtaggatcatgcataccaagtttcaaagcaatggaaCGAGCgctttcagagaacaagattttatgaccaaaaaagagaaaaattgctccaaaaatacaaccatcaaaatttcaccacaattttcacaaatgtaaCTAAAGCCACCATAAAAACTTGCATACCGAGTTTCAAGCAAATCTAGCCTGCAGCTACAGAGTTTAAGTGATTTGTTGGACTTTCTTTCTTTtgcctcatttgcacatttgacactgacatgttcatatGAACAAATCACATCTCCACCCGTGagtggacctgtataccaaatactaagatgatCTACACATctgacatgcatacatgcattcatacatacagacgccgcCGACCTACCATATTAGCtcttttggtatatatatacatataccaaatgtgagttaAAATACTTGGTTTTCATCCTAGGTATCCTGCGACGTGGCAACTTGaacgcaggttttattttttcctAGCAAACAAAATTCGCTagaaacaacaaaacaggaaATTCAATATTTACAGTTTAGAACTGTAATGCGTACGTCATCCTTCTGTATATTGATATTTTCTACCGTGGGTGGCGCATAGCCATTTCCTAcatatacattaaaaaaaagAGTATGAAAAAATAGGTACATGCATACTAGATTATAGCATTGTCTGCTATAATTTCCACCACCGACTCTACCCGCcataaactcgaacaggccacTATTTTCAAACTCGGTACTCTGGCACCAGCcggtatgaatgcatattttaacgcTGTTGATCGTTCccttgtttgattggctgtttttctttcttgtgttttcacgtttctctagcgattttagtactgacgaagggttgcacccgaaacgtctgcgcattttagtctctgctttgcaagtgttttattccccgctggtcggttagtattttactgtatttgtgttAACTTTGCAATCTTTATTTCAACGAGTAttgtatttcccgctagtcggccaattttttactatgAAAAAATGGGCCGCTTTCTTTTTCGTCTCGTGGGCGAGGATGAGTAAGCTGTAAAAAGTTGCAAAGCATGAGGAAAAAGAGAACTTTGAATTAACACTGATCTAGTTCTTCAAATCTTATTCTATTGAACATCAAGTCACTTTGATAGGCAAAgcatttttaatatttatggTGAAGATTTTGCAAAACTGAATGCGTACCTTGACAAGCGGTACGAAATGTCCAAATAGCACAGCTAAACTTACGCTGTACGAGGAGTAATCAAGTGATTCAAGACTGATGACTGTCATTAAAATGTGGATTAAAGGAGAGAACACTGTTTTTAGCTAAAATATTTCTCTATCGGAGTTATTACACTTAGTGAAAGTATAATGGAGCATCTTCGTGCCCAAAGGTGATTTTTCCGAAGCTGTGTATGGCAATGAAGTTTTACATGTGAATTTGGGAAACTTTGAcagatgaaaataaattatttatgagCAATAAATGATGTCCTTCTTTATCTAGTGTTGCCCTTCCGTCTTTTGTTTAGTATTGTGCGAAATGTTCTTGTGTTGCGGAGGACCATGGCATCTCTCTGTTCTGACTTCACAATTTGTTTGACTATTGTGAGCAAGTTAGTCGGTTTTCAGGAGTGTACCTTACCAACTACGGCGAGATCCCAGACAAGTTTGACAGTTGTGTAACTGTTTTGCTAATTCTAATGAATTCTGCAAAGTTTATGAATCGACATTCAAAGTCATGCAGGCTCGCAGAAACAGCATCCTCAAGTCTGCAGCAGTAAGGTCCCATGAGGAGCTTATGGCAGATTTTTTAAGTACACTAGTAACACAGTCGCCCAGAACATTCCAACATCAAGTGAATACAAAACCAATTCACGGTCACCCTGGAGCTCTCTCACTCTCACAGACATGTTTCGAAATACTGCTGACgtacttgaaatatttttgcttATGTCGCTGGGACCAACCTTCCTTCAAAGCTTTGCAAATGCTTTATACCGGTACAACCGTATGTGCAAAGCACATGGATCACAGAGGAGTTGTTGTAAAACCAGGCAACATTTTTTATTCATACCGTTGGGGGCGCAATTGAATATTTTCGGTAACCGAGAAATAAGCCATTTAAGGCCATCAGAACCCGGTAACTTATTgttagggtttcgagaccatGGGTCCGAAACCCTccagtaatcgttctgtttttattattattattgttctttttcttcttcttcttcttcttccgtcctaataaatcatatattgatgtcatctcATCAAATAAACGGCGTTCCATATTTTAGGGTCTGACCTTATTGAAACATTTAATGCTTGCTTTAATTCAGGGGAATTGACAAACAGCCAGAAACTTGGTTTAGTTTCTTTGCTCTATAAAAAGGAAGATGAGGCAGACTTAAACAATCGGAGACCAATAAGTCTCCTCAATGTAGACTATAAGATTCTTGCAAAAGTAATTGCTAATAGGGCGCAGAAAGTAATTGacaaattaaagctgcaagcagcgttggcggggcccaagcggataatatggttgaaagatcttgcactaatgatagtatgtgcaaaattcgatcttggaaaagtatgattttgaacatcatctcatagttactgtacgtgtcagtgggaattgcattttttacgtaaaatccaatatggcggccaaatatgaaggtgtagcacttgtggttactgagttatggacatatactcatatttaagggcaaaggtcatcgaggtcacgtgacattttgtcaaaaaaattgtaatgctaagttatccctatataccaaaatcagacctctagctctattggctggctcagaattagatatgcgcataattaatgaggtacaggatgtggtgtcataaggtctcccatcataccaaatatgaagggtgtagcacttgtggttactgagttatggacatgtacgtatattcaaggtcaaaggtcatcgaggtcacgtgacattttgtcaaaaaaattgtattgctaagttatccctatataccaaaaatcagacctctagctctattggctggctcagaattagatatgcgcataattaatgaggtacaggatgtggtgtcataaggtctcccatcataccaaatatgaagggtgtagcacttgtggttactgagttatggacatatacgtatattcaatgtcaaaggtcatgaaggtcacatgacattttgtcaaaaaaattgtattgctaagttatgcctatataccaaaaatcagacctctagctctattggcttgcccagaattagatatgtgcatatttaatgaggtaccgcaTATTGCATCatatggtctcccatcataccaaatatgaagggtgtagcacttgtggttacttagttatggacatatacgtatattcaaggtcaaaggtcatcgaggtcacatgacattttgtcaaaaaaattgtattgctaagttatgcctttatacaaaaaatcagacctctagctctattggcttgcccagaattagatatgtgcatatttaatgaggtaccgcatatgacaccatatggtctcccatcataccaaatatgaaggatgtagcacttgtggttcctgagatataagatttttaatgattaaattgcgatttttcttaaatccaagatggccgccaaaccacgtgaccgatccaaacgtgtttcacaaacttgaaagagatcgctctaaggatgacatgagtaaaatttcagttcaattggtgtgttggttctggagaagaagatttttaatgattaaattgcgattttcgtaaaatccaagatggcggccaaatcacgtgaccgatccaaacgtgtttcgcaaacttgaaagagatcactctaaggacgacatgagtaaaatttcagttaaatcggtgttttggatctggagaagaagatttttaatgattaaattgcaattttcgtaaaatccaagatggcggccaaatcatgtgaccgatccaaacgtctttcgcaaacttgaaagaggtcactctaaggatgacatgagtaaaatttcagttcaattggtgtgttggttctggagaagaagatttttaatgattaaattgctattttcgtaaaatccaagatggcggccaaatcacgtgaccgatccaaacgtctttcgcaaacttgaaagagatcactctaaggacgacatgagtaaaatttcagttaaatcggtgttttggatctggagaagaagatttttaatgattaaattgcgattttcgtaaaatccaagatggcggccaaatcacgtgaccgatccaaacatctttcgcaaacttgaaagaggtcactctaaggatgacatgagtaaaatttcagctaaatctgtgtgttggttctggagaagaagatttttaaaattaaatcggtatttttcgaaaattcaagatggccgccaggtcgcgcgactattcaaaatttctatacccaggtgcacgagatctcataggtacctattagccctgcaagttttagaagtttgcggtaagcggtgtttgagttctaggtcgacaaaaaaagagcggaagaagaagaagaagaagtagaagaagaagaagaaagttgaactcctataaaaccaataggggcccagccggtcggcttgggcccctaaatatgcagcccagatcagtgttgatacttccccccccccccccccccccccccccggagaAAAGTGATAATATTGTTTTTACTAGCAAtattattgaatatgcaaatattactgATAAACCTCTTATTGTCATAAATCTTATTATCATGAGTGTCCTCTCaatgaaaaatggtcaaagagtAGAATTTTAAAGCTTAAAGACATCTGGAATGATAACagtcaaaactttcaattttaagtgatgggaaatgccatatttgtggccaagaagaaacacttgaacacatcttatttgagtgtaaatatgtaaaagaaatctgcTAGAAATGtattaacaataaaaatatcaatatcaaaagattagccattgcaggaatcgaaaatgataataatgcaacatctgacattatttactgtattacttcctttgtaaaatacagagtttggaatattcgaaattatGTTACttttgatgggattaaagtttcccttgaatcctatgttatgcaattaaaatgttatctttcctcgtggatgaatacattatatttcacttataagatgatgaacaaaactgaggattttatcacaaagttttcaagccttgtaagacttgaaggagaagaatgcatcatgaatgcatttatatgatgatctttgtagttaaatgactgattttttttggttttttacacaagttgcattataattttaatgcatttccagttatgtagatttgttttatttgtgactttgttgaaaattttttatttttttcaaaaaaaaaagaaataagccaGGCAAATACTAAACAGCTTTTTTTTCAGTCTGTTGAATTCAACAAGAATTGTAAGCAATATGGTGAATGATTTAAACTGAAAGATTTTCTTTAAAGACCTGATTAGgacaatattttttatatttgtgtttctcatctcccaaGCGATCataaatttcagctccgacatgaaaataacagcaccatcatcatcaaattgtgagattgcagcgactcagactgaaaggacagagagcacagaacactgaactgaaagacaagaaattgcaagaaattgcagtgactgaatgaactgaacattgaactgaaacaaatacacaattttttgtacttaaaaattgtagagactgaatggacagatcattgaactgaaacaaatagtcttttttttggtacttgttttttttatttatttcgactGCCCTCCCTGCCCGAGTTTTCCtcggagatgagaaacaaaataaataataggGTCACCCTTATGGGAAGCAAGGCCAACAAATGATggacaatatcatatttgtgtcCAAGATGAAACCCTTGAACACACTTTGTGTATGTGTACATAAAAGATACCTggcaataatatatatcacACTTTTTAAGATATGAAAAGTTCAACACAAACAACACTGATATAAAAAAATTGAGGATAGCAggaatttatgatgaaaatgataGAACCATCAGATATTATTTACAGTATCACTTCctatgtgaaatacacaatttGGAATATAAGAGAAATTCTGATGTTCTTGACAGGATTAAATGGGAAGTTCACTGAGGCTaattttttattcatatgtgCTAGCTTCGGGGTCGCTTATTCCGAAaagccatttttgccatttataactcgcaattTTTAACACAAATGGACAAAATAGTAGCGGAAGTTGCAGtttcatgtattttgaatcatgggaaaaagcaccaagcttggcgctttcatcaCTCGATATATAAGGGGCCAACTTCTGATAGGTATGGCATTTTGTACGCTCGCTCATGTTCACGCCAGGCTATGCATATTTGCATAACATACACAATAGTTATGCAAATATGCACAGACTGGTGTGAACGTGAATGACAATGCCATATCCAttggaagatggtcccttccatatcacatgatgaaagcgccaagcttggcacttttttcatgattcaaaattcattaagttgatgaagccctaaactgcaacttcCACCACCATTTTATTGGTTTTGGTTAAAAATCacacaagttataaatggcgaaaatggcTTTCCCAGAATAAGCGACCCCAAAGCTAGCACATGTGTAAAAATCAGCCTTGAAGAACTTCCAATTCCATCTTAATTTATGTATCGTAACTGATGTGCAATTTGTGGTAATGGATGAATACATATACTTTCAAATTCTCCACTGATACTCAGTTTCCTTCAAAAGGCAGCAGGTTTACATAATGGAAAATTTAAAGGATCAGCAGCTGTCACTAATGATGTTTTTTTCACTAGTTCAGTTTTGTTATCAATTGTAAGCTTTTGTTCTACTCTAAAAAGCCTGTTAAAATAGCTTCTATTTAGTTTGTTCACACAGTCTCCAAGTGTAATGTACTATCATTGTTTACACTTGCAtgctagtctggaccagaattcacttgtcaacaataccgATAAAGTCTACcggtacacatgtacaggctgagctgacaagctgaatactgtgtaaaCCAACATGCTTTATAA
Protein-coding regions in this window:
- the LOC139150980 gene encoding carbohydrate sulfotransferase 14-like isoform X2 — its product is MNIRWLFMATVFIVAVTIILHLVESPTYKCSMQTPPRRSETVIVDLNHSSGNQTLVLGALPLLEPHRHRILTVTEGCRTIKEHDTLSKMNETALIQHLSTMNFLLNRKHKIMFCLSAKTGSSNWRRAFLILAGTWKENVGIHTQPVPMFRYSPPKFQKMALTYTKIMFVRHPFERLLSAYLNKIIEKPDVSFLERYGEGIRNSPDRNRSVGGNDLSFDKFVNYFLTARPENIHWNSYYKSCDPCLLKYDFIGKLDTIYADIDYLSNALNVTFDYANTAQHATQSSSRIRDYYSLLTKQQILGLYSMYYNDFKLFGFPYPDLYLSMALD
- the LOC139150980 gene encoding carbohydrate sulfotransferase 14-like isoform X3; translated protein: MNIRWLFMATAFIVAVTMILLLLESPTYKCSMQTPPRRSETVIVDLNHSSGNQTLVLGALPLLEPHRHRILTVTEGCRTIKEHDTLSKMNETALIQHLSTMNFLLNRKHKIMFCLSAKTGSSNWRRAFLILAGTWKENVGIHTQPVPMFRYSPPKFQKMALTYTKIMFVRHPFERLLSAYLNKIIEKPDVSFLERYGEGIRNSPDRNRSVGGNDLSFDKFVNYFLTARPENIHWNSYYKSCDPCLLKYDFIGKLDTIYADIDYLSNALNVTFDYANTAQHATQSSSRIRDYYSLLTKQQILGLYSMYYNDFKLFGFPYPDLYLSMALD